DNA sequence from the Nitrospirota bacterium genome:
CATCAATAGACGGTTTTTACACAGGGAGTACATTTACATATGCCTCCACAACTTCTGGGCCGTTTGTAAAAGCTTGGACACACAAAATAACTGAGCCACTTGCACTTCAAGCCATTGCTGACAAATCTGCGTTAATAAAATTAACAGCAAATGTCGGTAAACTCGATG
Encoded proteins:
- a CDS encoding PEP-CTERM sorting domain-containing protein, with amino-acid sequence SIDGFYTGSTFTYASTTSGPFVKAWTHKITEPLALQAIADKSALIKLTANVGKLDEVHFSFIGGSGVVAPEPITMALVGAGMAGLPFAGRFRRFIKRRK